AGTAACACTAAGTTTGAGCTGATTTTGGTTACTCAGAGAATTGGGACTAGTTCCATAGTTTACTACTACTTGTGAAGCCGCATCCACCTTTTTGTTATGGCCTGAATTTTCGTGGAACTTTTGTTTAAATCTTTGTATCTTGAGCGCAAATCTGTCATTAGATTTACCTATGAGTTGTTTGAATCTatctcttttcctttttatTAACTTTTGTTCATCTCCAGACTCACaaatatcttcattttgGTGTTCAAGAGGAACATTCATAATTAGCTTTTCAGATTTTATGACCATGGCGATGCCATAAACCTATTAGGACCTTATTTTGACACAAACTAAAAATTGgtcaaggaagaaaacagaACTCCCCCGTAATACACGTTGATGATTTATGGTGAACAGgaagaatatatataattgTCTTTTAAATAATTATAACTTCACGTCGTTGTCATCTTATATGCTTGTTCTGATGTGTCACTTTACTTCACGATTTTACTGACGCAAAAGAATTATGCGCCTATTGTCAAGGGTAAAAATCTTACAAAAAAGCACTAAATAAAGAGTTATTGGTTGCAGATATTAATTATTTTATAGGAAGAGATTTATAATGAATAGCTTATACATTTTCCCTTATGGTTCCGTAGAGAAGGTCCACTTAGACCACTCAAAGTTAGCATAACATCTGAACTCGTTACTCAAACCGTTAGCATGGCCAGGGTAAAATGTTGTCATTTTGGTCCCAGGATAAATCTTAGCCACTATATCTCTCATTCTTTCCCCGGTACTAGTAATGATTCTGTGCTTTTCAACACCCTTCGAAGTCTTTTCACCATTGTTTGGAGCGAGAAGCGCCTTAGCAGTGATCGAAAAGTTGGTTTGACAATGTTCGTTCAAAAATGGTGGATCGATGAGCAATCTGTTAATCTTTCCAAGCAACTTTTCATCGATATCTAAAGGATGTGCAAAGTCATAGTAATAAAAGTGGTCCTCACCTGCTAATAAGGCAAATCTTTTGTCGTACTCAAACAAGTAGATATGCTTCGTTGGAATTTCGGACTCCGGTTTCCTCAAAATAGCAGCGTACACAGATGGCGCACTGACAATGGCAATGACAGTGTCTTCATCAGCACCGTCTAACAATGCATCTGCAAGTAGATCAGCAGTTGCTTCGTCATACCAAAACTGGGAAAGTTGCCAGtcttctttgaagagaCGCATACCttcctctcttttctttctttcgaAGTCTTCATCGGCCTTATTTAGCAGCCTTTGGAACTCTTCCTCCCGCTTCTGCTCCTCACTCTTGAACTCCTGCAATGCAGCAAGAGCATGAGCTGATAGTTGAAGTTCATTATCTGATTCAGAATCCGACATAATTTACTAAAAAGACACTGTTTAGTCCTAGAGAAAAGAGTAAGAGTaagaggaagagaaaaaaaacagctTGTGACCTAAGTCTCGAAGACGGTTCTAACGACTTTCACCAATATGCGTGGTACAGCACTATCACTTGTCTTTCAGAAGTTTTAATAGGAAAAATCCAACCattataaaataatacaataGAAAGAGTAGTTTCTCTATCAATGGTTCATCGGGATATATGAAAggttttaattttaatgtttttttttttttttatttcagaGAGAGACTCGGTATTTAACAAAACAtacaacaaataaataataaacaaTGAATACAAAATAATACACAATTctgttaaagaaaaaggggACATTTCACATATAAACAGTTCTATGGTCGAGTTAATTCAAATAAGTTAATAGCAGATTTGGATAATAGTATTTGAGAACTCATATGAattctaaaaaaaattgggaGAATAATAACTTAAAACTGGAGACATTAAAATAGGATAGTAATCATAATAGTATAGCAAGTTTCTAGAAGATGACTGCAGACTCAGTTCTTTCACCAGATCAGCTAATACAAATTGtaattgatgaaatctCGTATAGAAAGGGTAAGATTACACTAGGTGAACTTTGGGAAATAGCTTCTGATTATATTGATTTAAGTGATGATTATATGAAGAGTTTCACGttgaacaatattttgGCGCATCCTGACACAGTAGTGCTAGTTTCGGGGAAGCCAGTTGATTCCAAATCACTAACTTATGAACAGATGATCAGTAATGCAACTAACGTTCAGATTGGGATAACTGATGATAAGCTTTGGTTGACTTTAACTGGCCATTCTAAGAAGGAGGCTTCTGTTGTCGGATTCGCTTTTGATTTGTTATTGGAAGTTGCAGCTGCCAAGGAAAAGGGAATAAATACTATGGAATTGGCTCGCAATACTGGCCAGGATCCCAGAAGTGTCACTGGTAGAATTAAGAAGTTTTCGCATTTGGTTACAATGACCCAGTTAGTCTATAAGGGCCACCTGGTAAAATCATTGACGTTAAATCGTTTTGTTAGAGAGAAACCAAAGAAGCCGTACATCAACATTAAGCAGCATTTACCTGACATTGTGCAGATAGTGAAAGACTCAAAGAATGGGGTCCGTCAGGTAATTGACTTAAAGCGGGAAATGGGATTTGATAAAGAGAAGAGACTTTCCAAAGCTTTTACATCTGCAATCTCTTGGCTAGATCAGCAGGGATATCTTCGTAAGGTTATTGTCGTATCCCCCGCGAACCCTTCTGTCAAGATACGTTGTGTCCAATTTGTTAAATCGTATGTTGCGGAAGACATAAGTAGCAATAACgtttttgaagatgaaagcgctgatgaagatgatgaagatggttTGAACGGCGAAGAACAGGATATGGCGGCCGATGACACGGAAAGGGCAaccattgatgatgaagatttgaTTGAGGGTTTTGACAAGGTCAATGCAACTAATATATTACAAGACTCTAATTTAGTAATACAAGATAGTTCtgcagaaaagaaagagtttaCGATAAACAGATTCTACCCGCTACAAACTCAAATATATTCAATGGCTGATAAAGCAGGACTATCAGGTATATCAACGCTAGAGTTAATTTCCAACTTTGTAGGTCCAGGCTATAAAAGGTGCTTCTCTAAAAATACGGAATATTTCATTGAGGGAACTAGTCAAAAATCATCGAAGTTCTCGTCTGACGATGGTATTGGTTTAGTTAAGATATATGAttttgaaggaaagaagaagtttcaTAGAATATTCACTAAAAAGAACTTTGCTAAACTAACAGACCAAGAATCTGAATACAATGAAGGTGATTTACCAGAGATTGAAGAACAGCCGTATACATTGGAAGAGCTAAGTAAAATGAATTTTGTTCCTCTAAATGCTTCTTTGAGATACATGAATGATGGAGAAAAggatattttcttttggcaTGGAGAATTAGATATCCCGGCCAGCTCAAAAACTTCAGtaagaggaagaaaaagagttaCTCTACCAGACACTGAAGAGAAGCCTAAACGTATTAAAGTTCCAGAACTTACGTCACAGATGAAGGAAGAGCACATTGAAGTTCCCGCATTAAAGAATGCTCCTGCCAGCATCACTGTCAATGGATTTACAGGGAGCTCATTAAAATCTattcaaagacaaaaagCTCTACTTACAGTTTTAAGGGAAAGTGGCGGCGTGAGATATATTGGAGATCAACTATATGATTCAATTTCTAAGCACATGGGTACAGATATGATCTTAGATAAGAAAACACTTAAAAAAGAATCTGAGATCCTAGTAGAGTCCGGAAAACTTAAAATAATCGAAGATCCAAATACCAAAAGGCGTCTATTGTGTTTGCCAGATACTTCCGATGAAAAGATAAATGATTATTTGGTTCATTCCAAAGATACGAGAGGAAGGTTCAATGCAGAGGTTGTATGTAAAGAAGAcatttatttctttgatcaaaCGGAAAAAGACCGTTTCCATAGGTCCGCAAAGGCTGccaaaagaattaaagagtttgaaagaaagtcTAGAAAGAGCCAACCAGATAACACTACTCCGGATGTTATAAGCGATGCcccaacagcaacaaagAAACTCAGAAAGAAGGCAAAACCCAAAAACACCACTAAAGctacagaaaagaaggagaaagaaaaggttgAAAGTCCTAGTAATATTCGTTCAAACTTCCATTCTGGCACTAAGGAAGGTATGAAGGCATTGATATACGCAGTAGTCATTACTAAGAGTATTAAAGGTCAAATTCTCTGGGACGAGATAACGAAGATCTTCCCTCATAACGCTCTTGAGAGTTTAAAGAAGCAATGGAGAATAAGAAGAGTGCGAATGGGGGAATCCGGATGGAGAGCATTAATGGAAAAGTGGCGTAAGATCATGGTTGATGCTGT
The Kluyveromyces marxianus DMKU3-1042 DNA, complete genome, chromosome 1 DNA segment above includes these coding regions:
- the EFM5 gene encoding protein-lysine N-methyltransferase, translated to MSDSESDNELQLSAHALAALQEFKSEEQKREEEFQRLLNKADEDFERKKREEGMRLFKEDWQLSQFWYDEATADLLADALLDGADEDTVIAIVSAPSVYAAILRKPESEIPTKHIYLFEYDKRFALLAGEDHFYYYDFAHPLDIDEKLLGKINRLLIDPPFLNEHCQTNFSITAKALLAPNNGEKTSKGVEKHRIITSTGERMRDIVAKIYPGTKMTTFYPGHANGLSNEFRCYANFEWSKWTFSTEP
- the TFC3 gene encoding transcription factor TFIIIC subunit TFC3 codes for the protein MTADSVLSPDQLIQIVIDEISYRKGKITLGELWEIASDYIDLSDDYMKSFTLNNILAHPDTVVLVSGKPVDSKSLTYEQMISNATNVQIGITDDKLWLTLTGHSKKEASVVGFAFDLLLEVAAAKEKGINTMELARNTGQDPRSVTGRIKKFSHLVTMTQLVYKGHLVKSLTLNRFVREKPKKPYINIKQHLPDIVQIVKDSKNGVRQVIDLKREMGFDKEKRLSKAFTSAISWLDQQGYLRKVIVVSPANPSVKIRCVQFVKSYVAEDISSNNVFEDESADEDDEDGLNGEEQDMAADDTERATIDDEDLIEGFDKVNATNILQDSNLVIQDSSAEKKEFTINRFYPLQTQIYSMADKAGLSGISTLELISNFVGPGYKRCFSKNTEYFIEGTSQKSSKFSSDDGIGLVKIYDFEGKKKFHRIFTKKNFAKLTDQESEYNEGDLPEIEEQPYTLEELSKMNFVPLNASLRYMNDGEKDIFFWHGELDIPASSKTSVRGRKRVTLPDTEEKPKRIKVPELTSQMKEEHIEVPALKNAPASITVNGFTGSSLKSIQRQKALLTVLRESGGVRYIGDQLYDSISKHMGTDMILDKKTLKKESEILVESGKLKIIEDPNTKRRLLCLPDTSDEKINDYLVHSKDTRGRFNAEVVCKEDIYFFDQTEKDRFHRSAKAAKRIKEFERKSRKSQPDNTTPDVISDAPTATKKLRKKAKPKNTTKATEKKEKEKVESPSNIRSNFHSGTKEGMKALIYAVVITKSIKGQILWDEITKIFPHNALESLKKQWRIRRVRMGESGWRALMEKWRKIMVDAVKDERATIADAEQLNLIKLINLWLNTKETSTHFIKLYKDYSVNRSKYTFVPISGRSGTDVKGRGVAMSSMIQRENFLLNKKYSITIDASRKEKTTEDEIRTIVRSMLFEKTSAEPIDVNVLQGFNHEQVDKVILDMAKERLVTFMDSSKLQLTERGYDLLKYQGDTSFLQEASACRTKAIEIFNNKNALIISEEPLRHVPCVLLDLIENYGIKSEVVPLEVQHKKMYYTTRQYEVRALTPPLAFYSPGQIKDKKIKKANVPVGKAFSRLWIDGNSQIREHVWKSVVSLILKEILFHPGVTADCLADKLSILLSPREVAEVLQWLTDTRLVSSIKFNGYMVCDGWYFAVG